In Mycobacterium tuberculosis H37Rv, a single window of DNA contains:
- a CDS encoding 2-phospho-L-lactate guanylyltransferase, whose amino-acid sequence MSGTPDDGDIGLIIAVKRLAAAKTRLAPVFSAQTRENVVLAMLVDTLTAAAGVGSLRSITVITPDEAAAAAAAGLGADVLADPTPEDDPDPLNTAITAAERVVAEGASNIVVLQGDLPALQTQELAEAISAARHHRRSFVADRLGTGTAVLCAFGTALHPRFGPDSSARHRRSGAVELTGAWPGLRCDVDTPADLTAARQLGVGPATARAVAHR is encoded by the coding sequence ATGAGCGGCACACCGGACGACGGCGATATCGGCTTGATCATCGCCGTCAAGCGCTTGGCCGCGGCCAAAACCAGGCTGGCCCCGGTGTTCTCGGCGCAGACTCGCGAGAACGTGGTGCTGGCCATGCTCGTCGACACGTTGACCGCCGCGGCGGGTGTCGGTTCACTGCGCTCGATCACTGTTATCACCCCCGACGAAGCCGCGGCGGCTGCGGCGGCCGGGCTGGGCGCCGATGTACTGGCCGACCCGACACCCGAAGACGATCCCGACCCACTGAACACCGCCATCACCGCTGCCGAACGCGTGGTTGCCGAAGGGGCCTCCAACATCGTTGTGCTGCAAGGCGATTTGCCGGCATTACAGACACAGGAACTCGCCGAGGCAATCTCGGCCGCACGCCACCATCGGCGCAGCTTCGTCGCCGACCGGCTTGGGACCGGCACCGCGGTACTGTGTGCGTTCGGCACCGCGCTGCACCCGCGGTTCGGGCCGGATTCGTCCGCGCGGCACCGCCGTTCGGGCGCTGTCGAGCTGACAGGAGCCTGGCCGGGCCTGCGCTGCGATGTCGACACCCCCGCCGACCTGACGGCCGCACGCCAGCTCGGGGTAGGGCCCGCGACCGCGCGAGCGGTCGCACATCGTTGA
- the ppk1 gene encoding polyphosphate kinase (PPK (polyphosphoric acid kinase) (ATP-polyphosphate phosphotransferase)), translated as MMSNDRKVTEIENSPVTEVRPEEHAWYPDDSALAAPPAATPAAISDQLPSDRYLNRELSWLDFNARVLALAADKSMPLLERAKFLAIFASNLDEFYMVRVAGLKRRDEMGLSVRSADGLTPREQLGRIGEQTQQLASRHARVFLDSVLPALGEEGIYIVTWADLDQAERDRLSTYFNEQVFPVLTPLAVDPAHPFPFVSGLSLNLAVTVRQPEDGTQHFARVKVPDNVDRFVELAAREASEEAAGTEGRTALRFLPMEELIAAFLPVLFPGMEIVEHHAFRITRNADFEVEEDRDEDLLQALERELARRRFGSPVRLEIADDMTESMLELLLRELDVHPGDVIEVPGLLDLSSLWQIYAVDRPTLKDRTFVPATHPAFAERETPKSIFATLREGDVLVHHPYDSFSTSVQRFIEQAAADPNVLAIKQTLYRTSGDSPIVRALIDAAEAGKQVVALVEIKARFDEQANIAWARALEQAGVHVAYGLVGLKTHCKTALVVRREGPTIRRYCHVGTGNYNSKTARLYEDVGLLTAAPDIGADLTDLFNSLTGYSRKLSYRNLLVAPHGIRAGIIDRVEREVAAHRAEGAHNGKGRIRLKMNALVDEQVIDALYRASRAGVRIEVVVRGICALRPGAQGISENIIVRSILGRFLEHSRILHFRAIDEFWIGSADMMHRNLDRRVEVMAQVKNPRLTAQLDELFESALDPCTRCWELGPDGQWTASPQEGHSVRDHQESLMERHRSP; from the coding sequence ATGATGAGCAATGATCGCAAGGTGACCGAAATCGAAAACAGTCCCGTCACAGAGGTGCGGCCAGAGGAGCATGCGTGGTATCCAGACGACTCGGCGCTGGCGGCACCGCCCGCTGCCACCCCCGCCGCGATTAGCGACCAGCTACCCTCGGATCGCTACCTGAACCGGGAGCTGAGTTGGCTGGACTTCAACGCGCGCGTGCTTGCCCTGGCCGCCGATAAGTCGATGCCATTGCTCGAGCGCGCCAAGTTTCTGGCAATCTTCGCGTCCAATCTCGACGAGTTCTACATGGTCCGGGTGGCCGGCCTCAAACGCCGCGACGAGATGGGGTTGTCGGTGCGCTCCGCCGACGGTCTAACACCGCGCGAACAACTAGGCCGGATCGGCGAGCAGACTCAACAGCTCGCCAGCCGGCATGCCCGGGTGTTCCTCGATTCGGTGCTACCCGCGCTCGGCGAGGAAGGCATCTACATCGTCACCTGGGCCGATTTGGATCAGGCTGAGCGCGACCGATTGTCGACCTATTTCAACGAACAGGTCTTCCCCGTCCTGACCCCGCTGGCCGTCGATCCCGCCCACCCGTTCCCGTTTGTCAGCGGGTTGAGCTTGAACCTGGCGGTCACGGTACGCCAACCTGAAGACGGCACCCAGCATTTCGCGAGGGTCAAGGTGCCCGACAACGTCGACCGCTTCGTCGAACTCGCTGCACGTGAGGCCAGCGAGGAAGCTGCGGGGACCGAAGGCCGGACCGCGCTGCGGTTCCTGCCGATGGAGGAGCTGATCGCGGCCTTCCTTCCGGTGCTTTTCCCGGGTATGGAAATCGTCGAGCACCACGCATTTCGCATCACTCGCAACGCTGACTTCGAGGTTGAAGAGGATCGCGACGAGGACCTACTGCAGGCGCTCGAGCGAGAACTGGCCCGCCGCCGGTTCGGTTCACCGGTGCGACTCGAGATCGCAGACGACATGACCGAGAGCATGCTGGAGTTGCTGCTTCGCGAACTCGACGTGCATCCCGGTGATGTCATCGAAGTGCCCGGGCTGCTCGACCTATCGTCGTTGTGGCAGATCTACGCCGTGGACCGCCCGACGCTTAAGGATCGGACATTCGTCCCAGCTACCCATCCCGCCTTCGCCGAGCGGGAAACACCCAAAAGCATCTTCGCGACGCTGCGCGAAGGCGATGTGCTGGTTCACCATCCGTATGACTCGTTCTCCACCAGCGTGCAGCGATTCATCGAACAGGCCGCGGCCGACCCCAACGTGCTGGCGATCAAACAGACGCTGTACCGCACCTCCGGCGACTCGCCGATCGTCCGGGCGCTGATCGACGCCGCCGAAGCCGGAAAGCAAGTGGTGGCACTGGTCGAGATCAAGGCACGCTTCGACGAACAGGCCAACATCGCCTGGGCGCGCGCACTAGAACAAGCCGGCGTGCATGTGGCGTACGGGCTCGTCGGGCTCAAGACGCACTGCAAGACCGCCTTGGTGGTGCGCCGCGAAGGTCCGACAATCCGGCGGTACTGCCATGTCGGCACCGGCAATTACAACAGCAAGACAGCACGACTCTACGAGGACGTCGGACTGCTGACCGCTGCACCCGATATCGGCGCCGACTTGACCGACTTGTTCAATTCGCTCACCGGCTACTCACGCAAGTTGTCCTACCGCAACTTGTTGGTGGCCCCGCACGGAATCCGCGCCGGCATCATTGACCGCGTCGAGCGGGAGGTCGCGGCGCACCGTGCAGAGGGTGCCCACAACGGCAAAGGCCGCATCCGACTCAAGATGAATGCCCTTGTTGATGAGCAGGTCATCGATGCGCTGTACCGCGCGTCGCGAGCCGGTGTGCGGATCGAGGTGGTGGTACGCGGCATCTGCGCGCTGCGTCCAGGTGCGCAGGGCATTTCGGAAAACATCATCGTGCGCTCGATTCTCGGCCGCTTCCTCGAGCACTCGCGGATCCTCCATTTCCGTGCCATCGACGAGTTCTGGATCGGCAGCGCCGACATGATGCACCGCAACCTCGACCGGCGAGTCGAGGTTATGGCTCAAGTCAAAAACCCGAGGCTGACCGCGCAGCTGGACGAATTGTTCGAATCCGCACTGGACCCGTGCACCCGGTGCTGGGAGCTCGGGCCCGACGGGCAGTGGACCGCGTCGCCGCAAGAAGGCCATAGCGTGCGCGACCATCAGGAATCGCTGATGGAACGGCACCGCAGCCCCTGA
- the mutT1 gene encoding 8-oxo-dGTP diphosphatase (hydrolase MutT1), protein MSIQNSSARRRSAGRIVYAAGAVLWRPGSADSEGPVEIAVIHRPRYDDWSLPKGKVDPGETAPVGAVREILEETGHRANLGRRLLTVTYPTDSPFRGVKKVHYWAARSTGGEFTPGSEVDELIWLPVPDAMNKLDYAQDRKVLCRFAKHPADTQTVLVVRHGTAGSKAHFSGDDSKRPLDKRGRAQAEALVPQLLAFGATDVYAADRVRCHQTMEPLAAELNVTIHNEPTLTEESYANNPKRGRHRVLQIVEQVGTPVICTQGKVIPDLITWWCERDGVHPDKSRNRKGSTWVLSLSAGRLVTADHIGGALAANVRA, encoded by the coding sequence GTGTCGATCCAGAACTCGTCCGCCCGCCGGCGCTCGGCGGGCCGGATTGTGTACGCCGCCGGTGCGGTGCTCTGGCGACCCGGCAGTGCCGATTCGGAAGGGCCGGTCGAGATCGCTGTCATTCACCGCCCCCGTTACGACGACTGGTCGCTGCCCAAGGGCAAAGTGGATCCGGGCGAGACCGCACCGGTGGGGGCGGTGCGGGAGATACTCGAGGAGACCGGTCACCGCGCCAACCTGGGTAGGCGGCTCCTGACGGTGACCTACCCGACCGACTCCCCTTTTCGAGGCGTCAAGAAGGTGCACTACTGGGCAGCGCGCAGCACCGGTGGGGAATTCACCCCCGGCAGTGAGGTCGACGAGCTGATCTGGTTACCGGTTCCCGACGCGATGAACAAGCTTGACTACGCCCAGGATCGAAAAGTCCTGTGCCGGTTCGCTAAACACCCGGCGGACACTCAGACGGTGCTGGTGGTGCGGCATGGCACCGCGGGCAGCAAAGCGCACTTCTCCGGGGACGACAGCAAGCGACCGCTAGACAAGAGGGGTCGTGCGCAGGCAGAAGCGTTGGTACCACAGCTGCTGGCGTTCGGCGCCACCGATGTTTATGCCGCCGACCGGGTGCGCTGCCACCAGACGATGGAGCCACTCGCCGCGGAACTGAACGTGACCATACACAACGAGCCCACCCTGACCGAAGAGTCCTACGCCAACAACCCCAAACGCGGCCGACACCGAGTGCTGCAGATCGTCGAGCAAGTAGGCACACCCGTGATCTGCACGCAGGGCAAGGTCATTCCCGATCTGATCACGTGGTGGTGCGAGCGCGACGGTGTGCACCCCGACAAGTCCCGCAATCGCAAAGGCAGCACGTGGGTGTTGTCGTTGTCAGCCGGCAGGCTTGTGACAGCCGACCACATCGGCGGTGCGCTGGCCGCCAACGTGCGGGCCTAA
- the hupB gene encoding DNA-binding protein HU (homolog HupB (histone-like protein) (HLP) (21-kDa laminin-2-binding protein)), producing MNKAELIDVLTQKLGSDRRQATAAVENVVDTIVRAVHKGDSVTITGFGVFEQRRRAARVARNPRTGETVKVKPTSVPAFRPGAQFKAVVSGAQRLPAEGPAVKRGVGASAAKKVAKKAPAKKATKAAKKAATKAPARKAATKAPAKKAATKAPAKKAVKATKSPAKKVTKAVKKTAVKASVRKAATKAPAKKAAAKRPATKAPAKKATARRGRK from the coding sequence ATGAACAAAGCAGAGCTCATTGACGTGCTCACACAGAAATTGGGCTCGGACCGTCGGCAGGCGACCGCCGCCGTCGAGAATGTCGTTGACACGATTGTGCGTGCGGTACACAAAGGCGACAGCGTCACCATTACCGGGTTCGGTGTGTTCGAACAGCGTCGCCGCGCGGCTCGAGTGGCCCGCAATCCGCGTACCGGCGAGACAGTAAAGGTGAAGCCGACGTCGGTGCCGGCGTTCCGCCCGGGCGCGCAATTCAAAGCGGTTGTGTCTGGCGCGCAGCGTCTCCCGGCAGAAGGACCCGCTGTTAAGCGTGGTGTGGGGGCCAGTGCAGCCAAGAAGGTAGCGAAGAAGGCACCTGCCAAGAAGGCGACAAAGGCCGCCAAGAAGGCGGCGACCAAGGCGCCCGCCAGGAAGGCGGCGACCAAGGCGCCCGCCAAGAAAGCGGCGACCAAGGCGCCCGCCAAGAAAGCTGTCAAGGCCACGAAGTCACCCGCCAAGAAGGTGACCAAGGCGGTGAAGAAGACCGCGGTCAAGGCATCGGTGCGTAAGGCGGCGACCAAGGCGCCGGCAAAGAAGGCAGCGGCCAAGCGGCCGGCTACCAAGGCTCCCGCCAAGAAGGCAACCGCTCGGCGGGGTCGCAAATAG
- the leuD gene encoding 3-isopropylmalate dehydratase small subunit (isopropylmalate isomerase (alpha-IPM isomerase) (IPMI)) → MEAFHTHSGIGVPLRRSNVDTDQIIPAVFLKRVTRTGFEDGLFAGWRSDPAFVLNLSPFDRGSVLVAGPDFGTGSSREHAVWALMDYGFRVVISSRFGDIFRGNAGKAGLLAAEVAQDDVELLWKLIEQSPGLEITANLQDRIITAATVVLPFKIDDHSAWRLLEGLDDIALTLRKLDEIEAFEGACAYWKPRTLPAP, encoded by the coding sequence ATGGAAGCCTTTCACACCCACTCTGGTATTGGCGTGCCGTTGCGGCGGTCCAATGTCGACACCGATCAGATCATTCCCGCGGTCTTTCTGAAGCGGGTCACCCGAACCGGTTTCGAGGACGGCTTGTTCGCGGGTTGGCGGTCGGATCCTGCATTCGTGCTAAACCTCAGTCCCTTTGACCGGGGTTCGGTCCTGGTTGCCGGGCCCGATTTCGGCACCGGATCCTCGCGAGAGCATGCGGTCTGGGCGCTCATGGACTACGGATTCCGGGTGGTTATCTCATCCCGATTTGGTGACATTTTCCGCGGCAACGCGGGCAAGGCCGGGCTGCTGGCGGCCGAGGTTGCCCAAGACGATGTGGAACTCCTGTGGAAGCTCATTGAGCAGAGTCCGGGCCTGGAAATCACTGCCAATCTTCAAGATCGAATTATCACCGCAGCAACAGTGGTGCTGCCGTTCAAGATTGACGACCACTCGGCGTGGCGGCTGCTTGAAGGTCTCGACGATATAGCCCTTACGCTGCGGAAACTCGACGAGATCGAGGCCTTTGAGGGTGCGTGCGCGTACTGGAAACCGCGCACTCTACCCGCCCCCTGA
- the leuC gene encoding 3-isopropylmalate dehydratase large subunit (isopropylmalate isomerase (alpha-IPM isomerase) (IPMI)), with amino-acid sequence MALQTGEPRTLAEKIWDDHIVVSGGGCAPDLIYIDLHLVHEVTSPQAFDGLRLAGRRVRRPELTLATEDHNVPTVDIDQPIADPVSRTQVETLRRNCAEFGIRLHSMGDIEQGIVHVVGPQLGLTQPGMTIVCGDSHTSTHGAFGALAMGIGTSEVEHVLATQTLPLRPFKTMAVNVDGRLPDGVSAKDIILALIAKIGTGGGQGHVIEYRGSAIESLSMEGRMTICNMSIEAGARAGMVAPDETTYAFLRGRPHAPTGAQWDTALVYWQRLRTDVGAVFDTEVYLDAASLSPFVTWGTNPGQGVPLAAAVPDPQLMTDDAERQAAEKALAYMDLRPGTAMRDIAVDAVFVGSCTNGRIEDLRVVAEVLRGRKVADGVRMLIVPGSMRVRAQAEAEGLGEIFTDAGAQWRQAGCSMCLGMNPDQLASGERCAATSNRNFEGRQGAGGRTHLVSPAVAAATAVRGTLSSPADLN; translated from the coding sequence ATGGCCTTGCAGACCGGCGAGCCACGCACACTGGCCGAGAAGATTTGGGACGACCACATTGTGGTATCAGGCGGGGGCTGTGCGCCCGACTTGATCTACATCGATCTGCATCTGGTGCATGAGGTCACCAGCCCGCAGGCGTTCGACGGCCTGCGCCTGGCCGGGCGCCGGGTGCGGCGGCCCGAGCTCACCCTCGCCACCGAGGATCACAACGTGCCCACCGTCGACATCGACCAGCCGATCGCCGACCCGGTGTCACGCACCCAGGTGGAGACGTTGCGCCGAAACTGCGCCGAATTCGGAATCCGGCTGCATTCAATGGGCGATATCGAGCAGGGCATCGTGCACGTCGTCGGACCGCAATTGGGTCTCACCCAGCCGGGAATGACGATCGTCTGTGGCGATAGCCACACCTCAACCCACGGCGCATTCGGCGCGTTGGCGATGGGCATCGGTACGTCGGAGGTCGAGCACGTGCTGGCCACCCAGACGCTGCCGCTGCGGCCGTTCAAGACCATGGCGGTCAACGTCGATGGGCGGCTGCCCGACGGTGTGTCGGCCAAGGACATCATCCTGGCGTTGATCGCCAAGATCGGCACCGGCGGCGGCCAGGGGCATGTCATCGAATACCGGGGCAGCGCCATCGAATCGCTGTCCATGGAAGGCCGGATGACGATCTGCAACATGAGCATCGAAGCCGGCGCTCGTGCGGGCATGGTGGCTCCGGACGAAACCACCTACGCGTTCTTGCGTGGTCGTCCGCACGCACCCACCGGTGCCCAGTGGGACACCGCACTCGTCTACTGGCAACGGCTTCGCACCGACGTCGGCGCCGTTTTCGACACCGAGGTGTATCTCGACGCCGCGTCGTTGAGCCCGTTTGTCACCTGGGGCACCAACCCAGGCCAAGGGGTACCGCTGGCGGCCGCGGTGCCAGATCCGCAACTGATGACCGACGACGCCGAGCGGCAGGCCGCCGAGAAAGCATTGGCGTACATGGACCTTCGACCCGGAACCGCGATGCGCGACATCGCGGTCGACGCCGTGTTCGTCGGGTCGTGTACCAACGGTCGCATTGAAGATCTGCGGGTGGTCGCCGAAGTGCTGCGTGGCCGCAAGGTGGCCGACGGCGTGCGGATGCTGATCGTTCCGGGCTCAATGCGGGTACGCGCGCAGGCCGAGGCCGAAGGGCTCGGTGAGATCTTCACCGACGCGGGCGCGCAATGGCGGCAGGCGGGATGCTCGATGTGTCTGGGCATGAATCCCGATCAGCTGGCGTCCGGGGAGCGCTGCGCCGCGACGTCCAACCGCAACTTCGAAGGGCGGCAGGGCGCGGGCGGCCGCACACATTTGGTGTCCCCAGCAGTGGCGGCCGCCACCGCGGTTCGCGGCACACTGTCCAGCCCGGCCGATTTGAATTGA